One window from the genome of Malus domestica chromosome 01, GDT2T_hap1 encodes:
- the LOC114826014 gene encoding uncharacterized protein produces MPPYRGKPLKLYISALEKSIRSLLAQNNGGKEQAVYYLSRILTGVETRYIQVEKLCLTLYFTTSKLRHYTMPCYTHIIVKTDVIKYILSKPMLIGRIEKWILALSKFSFQYVSQKAVKGQAIADFLTVHQEPEEELINILETLKVASIWFPLREGNLGKEVWIQQEIKRLSSLWITPWKLYFDGSCTQQATGSGIVIVSLQGAYHSYSFLLDYDDITKNILEYEALIIGLEILIELRQEKKRYLEIKS; encoded by the coding sequence ATGCCTCCCTATAGGGGAAAACCTTTGAAACTCTACATATCAGCATTAGAGAAATCCATTAGGAGTTTGCTGGCTCAGAATAATGGAGGAAAAGAACAAGCAGTATACTATCTCAGTAGAATTCTTACTGgggtagaaacaagatatatTCAAGTGGAGAAGTTATGTTTAACCTTGTATTTTACTACCAGTAAGCTGAGGCATTACACAATGCCTTGCTATACTCACATAATTGTTAAGACTGATGTAATCAAATACATATTGTCCAAACCCATGCTGATAGGAAGAATTGAGAAATGGATTCTAGCCCTCTCAAAATTTAGTTTCCAATATGTGTCTCAAAAGGCGGTGAAAGGGCAAGCAATTGCAGACTTTCTGACAGTACACCAAGAACCTGAAGAAGAGTTGATCAATATTCTTGAAACTCTGAAAGTTGCAAGTATTTGGTTTCCACTGAGAGAAGGAAATTTAGGCAAGGAAGTTTGGATCCAGCAAGAGATAAAAAGATTATCCAGCTTATGGATCACTCCATGGAAGCTATATTTTGATGGATCATGCACACAGCAAGCTACAGGTTCAGGGATAGTCATTGTCAGCCTACAGGGGGCTTACCATTCTTATTCATTTCTCTTGGATTATGACGATATAACCAAAAACATACTAGAATATGAAGCACTAATCATTGGCTTAGAAATCTTGATAGAATTAAGGCAGGAGAAAAAGAGGTATTTGGAGATTAAGAGTTAA